In Campylobacter sp. MIT 12-8780, the DNA window TGATAATATCTATTTTTATTTTTATAAAAAAGGAAAACAATGAGAATAGTCATTTTGTTAGCAAGCTTCTTTTTTCTTGCCTGCTCTACACATCAAAACTCAAAGCAAGAGCTTTCATTTCTTGATCAAAACACTTCTTTTAAAGTCAAGGATACAAAAACAAAACGTTTTATCTCTTATGATGATTTGCTTAATACGCTTAAAAAGCAAGATATTATCATACTTGGAGAATACCACGATGAGAAAAAACACCATGATTTGGAGCTTGCTTTAGTAAAAGAGCTTTCAAAAAATGAGCCTATAGCCATAGCTTTTGAAATGCTTGATGATGATAAACAAGGTTTTATTAACAAAGCAAAAGACGCAAAAGCTCGCATAAAACCTTCTCATATAAGCAAGGCTTTATCTTGGCAAGATGAGTGGAATTATGAGGATTATAAGGATTTGATCGAATATGCCTTGTATTCAAATAATGATTTTTTAGCTGTAAATTTAAGTCAAGATAAGCTTGATATGGTTTATAATAAAAAGCTTGCACCTTTGCAAGGTAAGTATTCTACAGCTTCAAAGGTTAAGAAAATTCTTTTTGATGAGATTAATTCTTTTCATGCGATGAGTCCTGAGGTAAGTGAAATTTTTGTTGAAGCTCAACTTAGAAAAGACAGAAATATGGCTGAGTTTTTGCTCGCAAGTAAAAAGCAAATCGTGCTTATTGCTGGGCTTTATCATGCAAATAAAAGCTTAGGCATTCCTTTACATCTTATGGATTTAGACACTAAACAAGTAAAAAGTGTGAGTGTTGTAGCTCTTGAAGGAAGTGAGATTAGGGAGCAAGATGCTGATTTTATAATTTTTTGGCAGTAAAAGAGTTTTGAAAGCTAGGCTAAACAAGTTTCAAACTCTTTTTAGCCTAAAATTGCTATAATTTTTCCTTTATTTTACGCCAAAAGGACAAGTATGCTTCATCAGCTTAAATTTAAAGACATTCAAGTTCCTGTTATTTTTGAAGAAAATCATGATTTACCCATTTTTGTTTTAAGGCTTGTATTTAAAAACGCTGGCAAAGCGTATGAAGGCGATATAGATGGGCTTGCAAGTATGTTTGCAAGGCTTTTAAACGAAGGAAGCGATGAGAACTTTTTTAAAGAGCTTGAATTAAGAGCGATTGATTTTAGTGCAAATAGTGGTTTTGAGAGTTTTGAATTAAGCATTTCTTGTTTAAAAGAACATGCTTTTTTTGCTGTAGAAAAACTTAGCCTTTTGTTTGAAAAGGTAAATTTTGATGAAACTTTGCTTGCTAGACTTAAAAAAATCACGCTTGGCGAGCTTGCAAGCAAGCAAAGTGATTTTGACTTTTTGGCAAAAAATTTACTCAATGAAAGCGTGTTTGAAACAAAAGAATTTCGCACTAGTAAATACGGCGATGAACAAAGCCTTGCAAAGATGAGTTTGAAAGATTTGCAGGATTTTTACGCAAAGCATTTAAATTTGAGCGAACTTATAGTTTGTGGAGGAGGGGATTTTGATTTTGCTGAGTTTAAGGCTTTAATCACGCCTTGTTTGTCAAAGCTTAAAATCGCTAAGCTTGAAAAAACAAAGACTTTCAAACTTAGCAAAAGTCTTAAAGATGAGCTTTTAATCAAGCCTGAAAGCCAACAAGCTTATATTTATTTTGCTTCGCCAATTGAATTTAAATTTAATGATGAAGACACTCACCTTACAAAACTTGCGCTTTTTATACTAGGAGCTGGAGGCTTTGGTTCAAGGCTTATGGAAGAAGTGAGGGTAAAAAGAGGCTTGGCATATAGTGCTTATGCTATGCTCGAGGCGAATTTAAGTTATCAAAGAGTGTTTGGGTATTTGCAAACCAAAAATGAAAACGCAAAAGACGCAAAAGCTTTGGTGCGTGAGCTTTTTGCCGAGTTTGTAAAAAATGGCGTGAGTGAAGATGAGCTTACTCAGGCTAGAAATTTCTTGCTTGGAAGTGTGCCACTTCGTTATGAAAGTCTTGAAAAACGACTTGATATGGCTTTAAATGAGTTTTATAAGGGTTTAGAGTTAGGACACAGCCTCAAAGAACTTGAACGCATTAAAAAAACGAGTTTAAGCGAGCTAAACGCTTATATCAAAAAGCATACAGAGCTTGCTCAAATCAGCTTTGCAAGTGTGCAAAATAAATGAAAGTTGCATCTTGTGATCTAGGGCTTTTTAAAAAATTGCATATTAAAAATGCGATTAATTTAGCTTTATTATTACCCAAAAAGATAGAAAATTTAAGTCTAAGTAAAGAGCCAAAAGAAAGCGCTTGCACTGAAGAAGTGCAGATTTTGGAGTCAAGTTTTAGAGGCGGAAAGCTTTTTGGGCTGTGTTATTGTAAAAATTGGGATATCAAGGCTCATTTTATATTCTTTCGCCCAAGTAGGTGGCATGTAGGCGTTTTTAAGCGAGGAAAAGAGTGTATTTTTCACGCTAAGATGAGCTTTTTTAATAATTTTTGGCAGTTTGATAATCCAAAAATTATTAAAAAAGCCAATATTTTTGAGCCAAAATACCAAATTGCTGGTATAAAAGATGAAAAAATAGCCAAACTTATACAAGAATACGTCACAAAAGAAAACCTTATGGCTGAGGGCATAGATAAAAAAAGAGCCAATTTACTTGTCAATTTGCACCGCTATGATGAACAAAGTTTTGAGGTTTTTTCTCATTTAGAGAATTTTTTACCAGATTTAAAATTTGTGGAAATTTATAGCTTTTTAAAACGTTTGCGTCAGAAAAAAACTAATTCAAAAGCCTATGAAATAAAGCTTTTTGATATACATTCTTGGCTTGAGAGCTTACCTTTTAAGCCAACCTTAGATCAGCTTGGTGCCATCAATGACATAAGGGCTGATTTAAGTCAAAAAGAGGCAAAAAGACGCATTATCATGGGTGATGTGGGCTGTGGAAAAACCCTTGTTTTACTTGCAGCAGCACTTAGCGTATATCCAAAACAAGCACTTTTAATGGCGCCCACAAGTATCTTAGCAGCTCAGCTTTTTAATGAGGCTCAAAGACTTTTGCCAAATTTTATGCAAGTTGTCTTTGTCAAAGGTGGCAGAAAGGAAAAAGCCCTTGATGAAAAGCTTGCAAAGGCTCATCTTATCATCGGTACGCACGCACTTATCCACCAGCAAGGCTTTGAAGCGGTTTTAGTGATGGTTGATGAACAGCACCGCTTTGGTTCAAATCAACGCCAAAAGATCAGCGAGCTTGCAAGTAAAGATGGACTAAGTCCTCACTTCGTGCAATTTTCAGCCACGCCTATACCAAGAACTTTAAGTATGATACAATCTGAGCTTGTGAGTTTTTCTTTCATTAAACAAATGCCCTTTAAAAAAGATATTCAAACTTTTTGCATACAAGATAAGGACTTTCAAAGCTTACTTGAAAAGATTAAAAGTGAGCTTGAGCAAAATAATCAAGTTGCGATTATTTATCCTCTGGTTAGTGAAAGTGAAAGCTCGCAGTATCTTTCTTTAGAGCAAGCTAAAGAGTATTGGCTTAAGCATTTTAAGAATGTATATATCACGCATGGAAAAGATAAATTTAAAGATGAAGTTTTAGCTCAGTTTAAAGAAAAAGGGCAGATTTTGCTTGCTACAACTGTTGTTGAGGTTGGAATTTCTTTGCCTAGACTTAGCACCATTGTCATCGTTGGGGCTGAAAAACTAGGGCTTGCGACTTTACACCAATTACGCGGCAGGGTAGGGCGTGTGGGGCTTAAGAGCTTTTGTTATCTTTATACTAAGCAAAAAGAAATTCCAAAAAGATTGCTTGAATTTGCTGGGACTTTAGATGGCTTTAAGATCGCTGAGCTTGATCTTAAAAATCGCTTAAGTGGGGATTTAATCGATGGCTTTATGCAACATGGCAATGAGTTTAAGTTTTTTGACTTTAGTAGTGATGAAGCAATCTTAGAAGAAGCAAAGAAAACCTTAAATGAGCAAGATTTATCTTTGAAAGAGTAGGGGTGATTGGCGGTTTTGTTTGTTATTTTAGCCCTTGAAATTCAAAAATCAAATTTTCAGATAGTTTTTTATCAATGTCTTTGTATTCATTGTGAGTTTCTACAAACAACGCATATCCGCCCTTTTTGTGCCTATCCCAAATACTAAAAAATTCACTTTTTAAGCTGAGGTATTCACCATGGCTTGGATCAAGCACTTCTAAAAAATCCCCTTTGTGATTGATGATGACTACAAAGTGTGGGAAACGTGGATCATCTTCAATCTTCACAAGCATAGGGATATCCGTAAGCTTATCTAAATTTTCTCTTGTGATTTGGTAAGTCTCGCTTTTATAATCAAGCTTATGCGCGCTTTGTCTTAACTCTGCGAAGCTAATCATATCTGTAAAAAGCTCTTTTTCGCCAAAAAGCTTTAAAAGATCAAGTTCGCTTAGTTTTTTATCATCTGTGAGATTGATTAAAGTCGCTAGTGCGGCTGCTCCGCAGGATTCTTCATAATTTTGTCTTATCGTTCTTTGGTTTTTTAGCTCTTGATAAGAACTAACCACAAATTCAGCCCTTACAAACAATGGCAAAAGCAAGAGCAAGCATAAGACTTTTAGAACTTTTTCCATATACTCAAACCAAAGATACTATCAGGAGAAGCTGAACTTCCGCCAAAGCTTGCGTTAAGTGAAACGGCGGTATCAGAGTTTATACTATAAGTTGAGCCTAAATTTAAAGTTGGGATAGAGCGAATTTCTGAGTTTTGATAGCCATTGATCTTTTGTTTGGTTTGAAAGCGTTGCTGCGCACCCAAGTCTAAAGTGATCTTAGGGCTTAAGATGATGGATAAATCCCCACCTACATAAATGCTATGTCCGTATTCAACCTTGCCTATATCAAAAAATCTTGGTGCATTATACCCAAAGCCAGCATATAAGCTATATACCACCGGATCGCTATAGCCTCTTAAACTTGCTTGCAAGCTTTGGGATTTAAGATAAAAATTCTTTGTGTTGTTGATCACTTTTTCTCTTTGTACCAAAGCTGTTTGAAGGGTGATTTGCGGGATAAGATCAGCTATGCTATCAGCTGTATAGATAAAGCCTAGCCAAAGATTATCAAAACCTATTCTTGTTTTGCTTGAGTATTCGTTAGTGAAAAAATTCGTGTATTCGTGTCTTGCATAACTTGCACTTGCTGAAACAAGTATATCAAATTTAGGATGCAGGGTATAAACAAAGGTTTGACTTAAAAAGCCTTGCTTGGTGTCATTCCAAATGGTGGGATCTCCGCTTATGGTGATATTTGGATAAAGTGAATATGAGTTTGCATTGCCTGTGCTAAGAAGTGAAAAGCTCGTAATGCTTCTTAAGCCAATCTGCTTTTTAAAAAGCGAATCTATACTGAGCTCATCACTTGCAAGCATAGCATTAAGGCATATAAATAGAGTTAAAAGAAAACGTTTCATTTAAGATACAATCCTTAATTTTCGTGGTTTTATCATAAATAAGTTAATTTTTATATCATATTCTTAAGA includes these proteins:
- a CDS encoding ChaN family lipoprotein; its protein translation is MRIVILLASFFFLACSTHQNSKQELSFLDQNTSFKVKDTKTKRFISYDDLLNTLKKQDIIILGEYHDEKKHHDLELALVKELSKNEPIAIAFEMLDDDKQGFINKAKDAKARIKPSHISKALSWQDEWNYEDYKDLIEYALYSNNDFLAVNLSQDKLDMVYNKKLAPLQGKYSTASKVKKILFDEINSFHAMSPEVSEIFVEAQLRKDRNMAEFLLASKKQIVLIAGLYHANKSLGIPLHLMDLDTKQVKSVSVVALEGSEIREQDADFIIFWQ
- a CDS encoding M16 family metallopeptidase, which translates into the protein MLHQLKFKDIQVPVIFEENHDLPIFVLRLVFKNAGKAYEGDIDGLASMFARLLNEGSDENFFKELELRAIDFSANSGFESFELSISCLKEHAFFAVEKLSLLFEKVNFDETLLARLKKITLGELASKQSDFDFLAKNLLNESVFETKEFRTSKYGDEQSLAKMSLKDLQDFYAKHLNLSELIVCGGGDFDFAEFKALITPCLSKLKIAKLEKTKTFKLSKSLKDELLIKPESQQAYIYFASPIEFKFNDEDTHLTKLALFILGAGGFGSRLMEEVRVKRGLAYSAYAMLEANLSYQRVFGYLQTKNENAKDAKALVRELFAEFVKNGVSEDELTQARNFLLGSVPLRYESLEKRLDMALNEFYKGLELGHSLKELERIKKTSLSELNAYIKKHTELAQISFASVQNK
- the recG gene encoding ATP-dependent DNA helicase RecG gives rise to the protein MKVASCDLGLFKKLHIKNAINLALLLPKKIENLSLSKEPKESACTEEVQILESSFRGGKLFGLCYCKNWDIKAHFIFFRPSRWHVGVFKRGKECIFHAKMSFFNNFWQFDNPKIIKKANIFEPKYQIAGIKDEKIAKLIQEYVTKENLMAEGIDKKRANLLVNLHRYDEQSFEVFSHLENFLPDLKFVEIYSFLKRLRQKKTNSKAYEIKLFDIHSWLESLPFKPTLDQLGAINDIRADLSQKEAKRRIIMGDVGCGKTLVLLAAALSVYPKQALLMAPTSILAAQLFNEAQRLLPNFMQVVFVKGGRKEKALDEKLAKAHLIIGTHALIHQQGFEAVLVMVDEQHRFGSNQRQKISELASKDGLSPHFVQFSATPIPRTLSMIQSELVSFSFIKQMPFKKDIQTFCIQDKDFQSLLEKIKSELEQNNQVAIIYPLVSESESSQYLSLEQAKEYWLKHFKNVYITHGKDKFKDEVLAQFKEKGQILLATTVVEVGISLPRLSTIVIVGAEKLGLATLHQLRGRVGRVGLKSFCYLYTKQKEIPKRLLEFAGTLDGFKIAELDLKNRLSGDLIDGFMQHGNEFKFFDFSSDEAILEEAKKTLNEQDLSLKE
- a CDS encoding cysteine peptidase family C39 domain-containing protein, whose amino-acid sequence is MEKVLKVLCLLLLLPLFVRAEFVVSSYQELKNQRTIRQNYEESCGAAALATLINLTDDKKLSELDLLKLFGEKELFTDMISFAELRQSAHKLDYKSETYQITRENLDKLTDIPMLVKIEDDPRFPHFVVIINHKGDFLEVLDPSHGEYLSLKSEFFSIWDRHKKGGYALFVETHNEYKDIDKKLSENLIFEFQGLK